In the Flavisolibacter tropicus genome, one interval contains:
- the gmd gene encoding GDP-mannose 4,6-dehydratase, giving the protein MKTALITGITGQDGAYLAELLLEKGYLVHGIKRRSSLINTNRIDHLYQDPHERNVRFKLHYGDMTDSTNLIRIIQETQPDEIYNLAAMSHVKVSFDTPEYTANADGIGTLRLLEAIRILKLEKKTKIYQASTSELYGLVQEVPQRETTPFYPRSPYAVAKLYAYWITRNYREAYGLFACNGILFNHESPLRGETFVTRKITRAVAAIALRLQDCLFLGNLDALRDWGHAKDYVEAMWRILQQDTPDDFVIATGITTSVREFVRMAFAEAGIVVEFRGEGVDEVGYVVANNNDEYQLEIGKQVVAVDPTYFRPTEVELLIGDPTKAKEKLGWQPQYDLEAIVREMVEGDISLFAKDGTIHLSDMLY; this is encoded by the coding sequence ATGAAAACAGCTCTAATTACTGGTATTACCGGACAAGATGGTGCGTATCTCGCTGAATTACTGTTAGAAAAAGGATATTTAGTTCATGGCATAAAACGTCGCTCATCACTGATAAATACTAATCGAATCGATCACTTGTACCAGGATCCACATGAACGTAATGTTCGTTTTAAGCTGCATTATGGCGATATGACAGATAGTACCAACTTAATCCGGATTATTCAGGAAACGCAGCCCGACGAGATCTATAACCTGGCGGCAATGAGTCATGTTAAGGTGAGTTTTGATACACCAGAATATACTGCAAATGCTGATGGTATAGGTACACTGCGATTGCTTGAGGCCATTCGCATACTAAAACTGGAAAAGAAAACCAAAATTTATCAGGCGTCTACTTCAGAGCTTTATGGTTTAGTGCAGGAAGTGCCCCAACGCGAAACGACACCATTTTACCCTCGATCTCCATATGCAGTGGCTAAACTTTATGCCTACTGGATTACTCGAAATTACAGAGAGGCTTATGGATTATTTGCCTGTAATGGCATCTTATTCAACCATGAAAGCCCCTTGCGTGGCGAAACCTTTGTTACACGAAAGATCACGCGGGCGGTAGCAGCAATTGCATTGAGATTACAGGACTGCTTATTCTTAGGAAATTTGGATGCACTGCGCGACTGGGGGCATGCTAAAGATTATGTGGAAGCCATGTGGCGGATCCTTCAACAAGATACGCCCGATGATTTTGTAATAGCTACAGGGATTACTACAAGTGTAAGAGAGTTTGTAAGGATGGCATTTGCAGAAGCAGGTATAGTAGTAGAATTCAGAGGAGAGGGCGTAGATGAGGTTGGCTATGTGGTTGCCAATAATAACGACGAATATCAATTGGAGATCGGGAAGCAAGTAGTTGCTGTAGATCCTACGTATTTTAGGCCAACAGAAGTAGAACTCTTGATCGGTGATCCAACAAAGGCTAAGGAAAAATTAGGCTGGCAACCCCAATATGATTTGGAGGCTATAGTAAGGGAAATGGTAGAAGGTGATATAAGCTTATTTGCAAAGGATGGAACCATTCATTTAAGTGATATGTTATATTGA